A segment of the Streptomyces pactum genome:
ACCGTGGCGGCCGGTCCCGGCGACCTCACCGACCCGGCCGCACCCGGCGAACTGGTCGCCACCGCCGCCGAAGCGCTCGGCGGGCGACTGGACATCCTGGTCGCCAACCACGCCCTGAGCGGCTCCGACGGCACCCTCGACACGATCGACGCCGCCATGCTCGACGCTCACTGGCAGGTCGACACCCGCTCCGTACTGCTGCTCGTCCAGGCCTACGCCCGGCTGCGCGCCGCCCTGCCGCCCCGCACACCCGGTGGACGCGTCGCGATGATGACCTCCGGCCAGGACATCGCCGGCGGCATGCCCGGCGAGATCGCCTACGCCCTGCAGAAGGGCGCGCTCGCCTCCATCACGCGCTCCTTGGCGACGACCCTCGCCGAGCACGCGGTCACCGTGAACGCGGTCAACCCCGGGCCCGTGGACACCGACTACATGACCGGCGAGGACTACGAGGCCATCGCCGCGCTCTTCCCCGCCGGGCGGTGGGGCATGCCCGACGACCCGGCCCGCCTCGTCGGGTGGCTCGCCACGGACGAGGCGATAGGGGTCTCCCCGGCTCGAACGTAGTTGAGAGCTGGGGAAGGGTCACCGGCCAGGTCGTCGACTCGGAGGGCGGGTTCAGGCGGTGAGCGGCCCGGCTCAGAGCCGGGACAGCTCGTCCACCAGGTCGTCCAGGCCCAGCGAGCCCTGGGAGAGGGCCGCCATGTGCCAGGCCTTCGGGTCGAAGGCGTCACCGTGCCGCTTACGGGCGTTCTCCCGGCCCAGCAGCCACGCCCGCTCACCGAGCTTGTAGCCGATCGCCTGGCCGGGGATCGTCAGGTACCGGGTCAGCTCGCTCTCCACGAAGTCCGCCGGACGGCTGCTGTGCGCACCGAAGAACTCCTGGGCCAGCTCCGGCGTCCAGCGCTCACCGGGGCGGAACGGGGAGCCGGCCGGGATCTCCAGCTCCAGGTGCATGCCGATGTCCACGATGACCCGGGCGGCCCGCATCATCTGCGCGTCCAGGTAGCCGAGCCGCTGCTCCGCGTCCGTGAGGAAGCCCAGCTCGTCCATCAGCCGCTCCGCGTACAGCGCCCAGCCCTCGGCGTTGGCGCTGACCATGCCGACCGAGGCCTGATAGCGGGACAGGTCCGCCGCCACGTGCGCCCACTGGGCGAGCTGGAGGTGATGGCCCGGCACACCCTCGTGGTACCAGGTGGAGACCAGGTCGTAGACCGGGAAACGGGTGAGACCCATCGTCGGCAGCCAGGTGCGGCCCGGCCGCGAGAAGTCCTCCGAGGGGGGCGTGTAGTACGGCGCCGCCGCGCTGCCGGGCGGGGCGATCCGCGACTCCACCCTCCGCACCCGCTCGGCGAGTTCGAAGTGGGTGCCGTCCAGCGCCTCGATCGCCTGGTTCATCAGGCCCTGCAACCAGTCGCGGACCTCGTCGACGCCCTCGATGTGCTTGCCGTGCTCGTCCAGGTGCGCCAGCGCCACCCACGGCGTTTCCGCCCCTGGCAGGATCTTCTCCGCCTCCTGCTTCATCTCGGCCAGCAGCCGGTGGTACTCGGCCCAGCCGTACGCGTACGCCTCGTCCAGGTCCAGGTCCGTGCCGTTGTAGTAGCGCGACCAGCGGGCGTAGCGTTCGCGGCCCACCGTGTCCGGGGCGCCCTCGATCGCCGGGGCGTACACGTCGCGCATCCAGTCCCGCAGCTCCACGACGGCCGTGGTCGCGACCCGGGCCGCCTCGTCCAGCTCCGCACGCAGCGCCTCGGGGCCGGCCGACGCGAAGTCCTCGAACCAGCCGCGGCCCTCGCCCGTGTCCGCCCACTCGCCGAGCTGCTCGACGAAGGTGGCGGTCGGGCGCGGGGACGCGTACAGCTTGCGTTCCAGACCCAGGGACAGGGATTCGCGGTAGCCCCCGAACGCCGCCGGCACCGCGCGGAGCCGCTCGGCGATCCGCGCCCAGTCGTCGTCCGTCAGGGTCGGCGTCACGGTGAAGACCTCGCGCACCGAATGGGCGACGGTGCCCATGTTGCCGACCGAGCGCAGGCCCTCCTCCGCCTCGTGCACCGCGAGTCCGGCGGTGAGGCGCTCGCGCAGCAGCCGGGCGCAGCGCCGCTCCACGTCACTGTCCCCACCGGGCCGGCGCTCCGCCTCGTCCAGTTGGCCGAGCGTGGTCCGCGCCAGCTCCGCGAGGGCCTCCTGCCCCGCGGGCGAGAAGTCGGGCAGGCGGCTGGAACTCGCCGGCACGCCGAGGAACGTACCGGTGACCGGGTCGAGGGCGATGAGCTCGTCGACGTAGGCGTCGGCGACCTCGCGGGGCAGCGGGCTCTTGGTCTCTGACATGCGGACATACTCATACGGATACCGGTGCCGCGTCAGCCCGGTTCGCCGGGCCCGCCGCCGCGGGCGGCCGGATTTCGCTCAGGGCGTGGCAGCAGGCGCGGCGGGCGGCAGCAGGGGCCCGCACTCCCACTGCTGGAAGATCAGCCGCGTCTCGACGCGGGCCACTTCCGGCCGGGAGGTGAACCCGTCCAGGACCAGCCGCTGCAGATCCGTCATGTCCGCGACCGCGACATGGACGAGGTAGTCGTCCGGGCCGGTGAGATGGAAGACGGTGCGCGACTCCGGAAGCGCCCGGATCCGCTCCACGAACGGACCGACCAGTTCCCGCCGGTGCGGGCGCACCTGCACGGACAGCAGCGCCTGGAGCCCGCGCCCCAGCTTGGCCGGGTCCAGTTCGAGCCGATGGCCGAGGATCACCCCGGCACGCCGGAGCCGGGTCACCCGGTCCAGGCAGGTCGACGGGGCGACCCCGACCTGGGCTGCGAGATCGCGGTAGGTGGTCCGGGCGTCGTTCTGCAGCAGTCGCAGCAGATGAAGATCCACCGGATCCAGTACGACATTTTCGGCCATTGGTCGAACGTAGCACGGCCTGCGACCCTGGGAGGCCGGTCAGTGTTCACTCTCGGGTCATGGACTCTGCGCGCACGCACACGTCACCATTCGACGACGTACGCATCACCGCGTTCTCGGGCGCCCCCACGGGCAGGGCACTGGCCACCGAGGCCGTGCACGCCGGCCGCGACGATCTCGCCGCCCAGGGGCTGCACGCACCGCCCATCGACCTGTCGACGACCTACCCGTCGTACGACAGTCGCGGCGAGGCCGCCCGCATCGACGCGTTCGCCACCACCGGCGCCGACCCGGAGGGGCCGCCGGTCTACGGCCGGCTCGGCAACCCCACCGTCGCCCGCTTCGAGACGGCGCTGGCCAGGCTGGAGGGCACCGAGGCCGCGGTCGCCTTCGCCAGCGGCATGGCCGCGCTGAGCGCCGTCCTGCTGGTCCGCGGGTCGATGGGCCTGCGGCACGTCGTCGCCGTACGGCCCCTGTACGGCTGCAGCGACCACCTGCTGACCGCCGGCCTGCTCGGGTCGGAGGTCACCTGGACCGACCCGGCGGGCATCGCGGACGCGCTGCGCCCGGACACCGGCCTGGTCCTCGTGGAGTCGCCGGCCAATCCCACGCTGGCCGAGGTGGACCTGCGGGCCGTCGCCCACGCCTGCGGATCGGTGCCGCTGCTGGTGGACAACACCTTCGCCACACCCGTGCTCCAGCGCCCGGCCGAACACGGCGCGCGCCTGGTGCTGCACAGCGCCACCAAGTACCTCGGCGGGCACGGCGACGTGCTGGCCGGCGTGGTGGCCTGCGACGAGGAGCTCGCGGGACGGCTGCGGCAGGTCCGCTTCGCCACCGGTGGCGTACTGCACCCGCTGGCCGGTTACCTCCTGCTGCGCGGGCTGTCGACCCTGCCCGTGCGGGTGCGGGCCGCCTCCGCGAACGCCGCCGCTCTCGTCCAGCGCCTCGCCGGCGACCCGCGCGTGGCCCGCGTCCACTATCCGCGCATCGGCGGCGCGATGGTCTCCTTCGAGGTCCACGGCGATCCGCACGAGGTCATCGGCCGCGTCCGCCTGATCACCCCGGCGGTGAGCCTCGGCAGCGTCGACACGCTCATCCAGCACCCGGCGTCCATCAGCCACCGCATCGTCGACGCCGACGACCGCCGGGACGCCGGGGTCGGCGACCGGCTCCTGCGGCTGTCCGTCGGCCTGGAGGACGTCGAGGACCTGTGGGCCGACCTGGACCAGGCGATGGGGGAGCGGGTGACCGAGGCGGTACCGCCGCGGGAGGCGCTGTCGCGGGCCGACCGTCCGTCACACGTCGGCTGACCCACGCGGGCCGGCCCCCGCGCCGCACCGCCTCCGTCGGTTCACTCCTTGCCGATCGGCTCCCCGTGCGGGAGCCGCACCGCCGCACGTGCCGCCGGGTCCAGGCGGGCGGTGACGACCAGGGTCCCCTCCTCGATCTGGTAGTCGAGGGGGAGGCCCAGGCCGCGCATCGCGGCGACCATGCCGGTGTTGGACGCCTGCGTCACCGCGTACACGCTCTCGCAGCCCGTCTCCGCCGCCATCGCCACCAGCCGGCCGAGGAGTTCGCCGCCGACACCCCGCCGCTGCCACGCGTCCTCGACGAGCAGCGCGACCTCCGTCTCGTCCCCGTCCCACAGCAGGTGTCCAAGCCCGACGATCCGCCCCGAGGCGGTCTGCACGGCGAGGGTGCGTCCGTAGCGCGGGCTCAGGAGGTGGTTGAGATACCGGTCGGCGTCGCCGACCGGGCCGTGGTACCGCATCCCGAGCGTCCGCGCCGAGCACCGCTCGTGCATCGCCTTCGCCGCCGGCACGTCACGCGTGTCGGCCCGACGGACCGTGATGTCGCGCCCCTCGGGCAGCGTCAGCGCGTCCCGGCCGCGGGGGACGCGCGGGCCGAGCCGGGCGTCCAGCCCGACCAGCGCCCGCGCCCGGGCGAACTCGGCCGGGGTGAACGGCAGATACGGCCGCTCCACGCTGATCACCCCGCCCTCGGGCGCGGGCAGCCGCAGCACGGTGCCCTCCAGCGCGCCTTCCGGCGGCACGTCCTCCGCCGCGCGCCCCCCGGCGGCCGCGGGCAGCGACCGGATGGTGCACCGGCCCAGCAGTTGCCGCAGGGCCAGCGGGAGTTCCGCCGCGTCCAGTGCCGTACGGGCGGCCAGCCCCAGCACCCGAGTCGGCGCGTCCACCAGGTCGTGGGCGTCCGCCCGCTCGGTCCAGGTGTACGCACCGCCCGCCGCCGACACCACATCGGCCAGCTCGGAGCCCGTCAGCTCACCCGGAGTGCGGAGCAGGAACTCGTCCACCGTGCCGTCGGCCAGCGGGTGCGTCTGCAGGCTCAGGATGTCGACCCGCCGGTCGGCGAGGGCCGCGCACAGCACGGCCAGCGACCCCGGTGTGTCCCGCACGGTCGTCCGCATCCGCCACAGCCCGCTGTCCCCGGCCCTCGCCCCGGCTTCCGGCGTCGCCCCGTCGGCGCGGTCGGACGGCCCGGCCGGCCGGCCGGGGGCCGGGGGCCGGGCGCCGGTATCCTCCGCCGGCGGGGCGTGTCCGTGGCGGCGTGACCACCAGGTGTGGAAGCCCGCCGTGCCGACCAGGGCTGCCACCGAGGCCAGCAGCATGGAGGGTACTGCGGAGCCTTGCTCCACGAGGTGTGTCACGGCGCCCGTCACATCAGACATGTCTCGACTCATGCCGCCACTGTGAAGGAACGGTGTTGCGTGATCACGAACGCTCTGTGACCGATGGGTAAAGAAGGCTTCTGGGCTGTTTGTTCCCCTTTTCATCAGTGTGGTCTCAGGATTCCGTCAGTGTGGTCTCAGGCCGCGGCCCCCTCCTGCGCCAGCGCGCTGCGCAGTCGCCGGGCCTGCGTCACCAGCCGGGACGAACCGCGCCGGTCCGCCGCCACCGACAGATGCGGCAAATCGCCCCTGATCCCCGTCCGCTCGGCACACTCGGCGGCCACGGCGAGCAGCTCCCCGATCCCGCGGGCGGAAGGGCCTGCCGGGCCGGTCGTGTCGGTCGTGCCCGTCGGACCGGCCGTGCCGGTCGAGAGATCGGCGAGCAGGAGGGGCAGCGCTTGGCGGAGCACGCCCCAGATGGTGGCGTTCGCCCCCGTCGCCGCCGCCGTCCGCACCGCGTCGGCGAGCCGCACCGGCTTCACCGCTCCGCGCCGCACCAACTGGCCCAGATCCGCGCCCAGCCGGTCGGTGTCGAGCGCACCGCGCGCCGCCAGCACCAGCAGGGCGTCCACGGCGGCCAGCCGGTCCTCCGCGTGCCGGGCCCCCAGCCCGTACGCCACGCACAGGTGCACCGCCTCTCCCGCCTCGCCGTCCGCCTCGGCGAGGCGCGGCAGTACGGCGGCGGCGCCCCGGCCGTCGTCCACGGCCACCGTGGACACCTCCCGCAGCAGGCGGGCGGCCACCAGCTCCGGCCTCCCGGGCAGCAGGGCGAGCCAGTGCTGCCGTATCTCGCCGTTCCAGTGGCCGCAGTACCACCGCTCCCGGTGCACACTCACCGGCCGCCCCAACGGCCGCAGAGCGGCCGGGAGATCGTCCCGCAGTCCCGGCACCTCGCCGAGCTCCACCAGGATGCGGGTGTGCGCCGTCCGCCGGGAGACGGGCGGGCCTGCCGTTTCGGTGGTCAGCCACCGTGCGAGCCGCCTCCCCTCCTCGGTGTCCAGCGCCGACGCCTGCTCGGCGGCCGCCACCGCCGCCGCCCGGTCACCGCGCCGTACCCGCAGCAGTGCCTGCCCGAAGTCGACCGCCGACACCCGCGCACCCAGGCGCCGGTAGGTGTCCAGACGGTCCACCAGTTCGCCGGGCTCCAGCAGGCCCGTGTCCCAGGTGGGCGTG
Coding sequences within it:
- a CDS encoding DUF885 domain-containing protein — protein: MSETKSPLPREVADAYVDELIALDPVTGTFLGVPASSSRLPDFSPAGQEALAELARTTLGQLDEAERRPGGDSDVERRCARLLRERLTAGLAVHEAEEGLRSVGNMGTVAHSVREVFTVTPTLTDDDWARIAERLRAVPAAFGGYRESLSLGLERKLYASPRPTATFVEQLGEWADTGEGRGWFEDFASAGPEALRAELDEAARVATTAVVELRDWMRDVYAPAIEGAPDTVGRERYARWSRYYNGTDLDLDEAYAYGWAEYHRLLAEMKQEAEKILPGAETPWVALAHLDEHGKHIEGVDEVRDWLQGLMNQAIEALDGTHFELAERVRRVESRIAPPGSAAAPYYTPPSEDFSRPGRTWLPTMGLTRFPVYDLVSTWYHEGVPGHHLQLAQWAHVAADLSRYQASVGMVSANAEGWALYAERLMDELGFLTDAEQRLGYLDAQMMRAARVIVDIGMHLELEIPAGSPFRPGERWTPELAQEFFGAHSSRPADFVESELTRYLTIPGQAIGYKLGERAWLLGRENARKRHGDAFDPKAWHMAALSQGSLGLDDLVDELSRL
- a CDS encoding Lrp/AsnC family transcriptional regulator, with amino-acid sequence MAENVVLDPVDLHLLRLLQNDARTTYRDLAAQVGVAPSTCLDRVTRLRRAGVILGHRLELDPAKLGRGLQALLSVQVRPHRRELVGPFVERIRALPESRTVFHLTGPDDYLVHVAVADMTDLQRLVLDGFTSRPEVARVETRLIFQQWECGPLLPPAAPAATP
- a CDS encoding trans-sulfuration enzyme family protein encodes the protein MDSARTHTSPFDDVRITAFSGAPTGRALATEAVHAGRDDLAAQGLHAPPIDLSTTYPSYDSRGEAARIDAFATTGADPEGPPVYGRLGNPTVARFETALARLEGTEAAVAFASGMAALSAVLLVRGSMGLRHVVAVRPLYGCSDHLLTAGLLGSEVTWTDPAGIADALRPDTGLVLVESPANPTLAEVDLRAVAHACGSVPLLVDNTFATPVLQRPAEHGARLVLHSATKYLGGHGDVLAGVVACDEELAGRLRQVRFATGGVLHPLAGYLLLRGLSTLPVRVRAASANAAALVQRLAGDPRVARVHYPRIGGAMVSFEVHGDPHEVIGRVRLITPAVSLGSVDTLIQHPASISHRIVDADDRRDAGVGDRLLRLSVGLEDVEDLWADLDQAMGERVTEAVPPREALSRADRPSHVG
- a CDS encoding GNAT family N-acetyltransferase; this translates as MSDVTGAVTHLVEQGSAVPSMLLASVAALVGTAGFHTWWSRRHGHAPPAEDTGARPPAPGRPAGPSDRADGATPEAGARAGDSGLWRMRTTVRDTPGSLAVLCAALADRRVDILSLQTHPLADGTVDEFLLRTPGELTGSELADVVSAAGGAYTWTERADAHDLVDAPTRVLGLAARTALDAAELPLALRQLLGRCTIRSLPAAAGGRAAEDVPPEGALEGTVLRLPAPEGGVISVERPYLPFTPAEFARARALVGLDARLGPRVPRGRDALTLPEGRDITVRRADTRDVPAAKAMHERCSARTLGMRYHGPVGDADRYLNHLLSPRYGRTLAVQTASGRIVGLGHLLWDGDETEVALLVEDAWQRRGVGGELLGRLVAMAAETGCESVYAVTQASNTGMVAAMRGLGLPLDYQIEEGTLVVTARLDPAARAAVRLPHGEPIGKE